A single window of Montipora capricornis isolate CH-2021 chromosome 14, ASM3666992v2, whole genome shotgun sequence DNA harbors:
- the LOC138033447 gene encoding uncharacterized protein has protein sequence MMEAQDVPKTTNSKLAIGEREMGEGLESCEKNNFEEPSYKYGGAPEVESLLRETISQLESALRESTKLLAQRDSEISSLRNSLGVSLGERASNVSVALDEEVKRSQKRVIDLEKVVQKLQQEITMYKVERESMLLKEFGDSASAAGQTCYCGSLCGAMKEMVELKKKLQVTEQKYSNLKRAFKTLERSKVRVGVAHRDSPCTITRFVPPETTLEAFIEEQANKNTLSKTKRDVSLLKEFMRMKGKHEEFENIEPRELDEILCAFILAVKKKDGEQQVLSLLQGANIHGGTVNISINTVSQQSPNLSVMHSAKRRHYVIESDNEGVFSKTFGKEESVAGSLESMKKLVGEQPSIGGFLWASMAHCKNHSNEAKSENSFLKLEDFEIDFFEDESGKEEMVNQRKSTKEFISDSVSLTSNSLLRATICELERALKDTRRLLFERDKENGVLRQDLEKARKDLHKETQARKKLEVEKESQKEKVRKDESEKSKLRQEIEELKEKLREFEDVTESADSEEIVPCCSSMHELLELRSKLNEAEKQLKEFRINNLASNENIITTRQLNDSKTQKSTQKEAQTQLKMKFLRDAFFYYMIDFHADEQMKAILAILDYEDRRSDIIIESHKMKRQGKKFTVTEVSSRSLTFVHEEKL, from the exons ATGATGGAAGCACAAGACGTGCCCAAGACAACGAACTCAAAACTGGCGATTGGCGAAAGAGAAATGGGGGAAGGATTAGAATCTTGCGAGAAGAATAACTTTGAGGAGCCAAGTTACAAGTATGGAGGAGCGCCCGAAGTGGAATCTCTTCTTAGAGAGACTATAAGTCAGCTGGAATCTGCGCTGCGCGAATCAACTAAATTGCTCGCTCAGAGAGACAGCGAAATTTCCTCTTTGAGAAATAGCTTAGGTGTAAGTCTCGGGGAACGCGCAAGTAATGTCAGCGTTGCGCTGGATGAGGAAGTGAAGAGATCTCAAAAACGTGTGATTGACTTAGAGAAGGTTGTGCAGAAACTTCAACAAGAAATTACAATGTACAAAGTAGAGAGGGAAAGTATGTTGCTGAAGGAGTTCGGAGACTCTGCGAGCGCGGCGGGACAGACATGTTATTGTGGATCTCTGTGTGGTGCCATGAAAGAAATGGTCGAGCTAAAAAAGAAACTACAAGTTACAGAACAGAAGTACAGCAACCTGAAGCGAGCGTTTAAGACTCTCGAGCGTAGCAAAGTGAGAGTTGGAGTGGCTCATAGAGACAGTCCCTGCACAATTA CACGTTTTGTTCCACCTGAAACAACTTTAGAGGCTTTTATTGaagagcaagcaaacaaaaacacgttgagtaaaaccaaaagagatgtttccttactcaaagaatttatgagaatgaaaggaaaacacgaAGAATTCGAAAACATTGAACCGAGAGAGCTCGACGAAATACTGTGCGCATTCATTCTGGCGGTGaagaaaaaggacggagaacaacaagttttgtccctacttcaaggcgcaaacattcacggaggaacAGTTAATATCTCGATAAACACTGTAAGTCAGCAAAGTCCAAACTTGTCTGTGATGCACAGTGCGAAGCGCCGCCATTATGTGATTGAATCAGACA ACGAGGGAGTTTTTTCCAAAACGTTTGGGAAAGAAGAGAGCGTTGCTGGTTCGCTAGAAAGCATGAAAAAGCTGGTCGGTGAACAGCCTTC CATCGGGGGATTTCTCTGGGCTTCGATGGCGCACTGCAAAAATCACAGTAACGAAGCAAAGAGCGAGAATTCGTTCCTCAAACTCGAAGATTTTGAGATCGATTTTTTCGAGGATGAGTCGGGGAAAGAGGAGATGGTTAATCAACGAAAAAGTACCAAGGAGTTTATCTCGGATTCCGTGTCATTGACGTCGAATTCTCTGCTGAGAGCCACGATTTGTGAACTAGAAAGAGCGCTTAAGGATACCCGACGGCTGTTGTTTGAAAGGGACAAAGAAAATGGCGTTCTGCGACAAGATCTCGAGAAAGCGCGAAAGGACCTCCACAAAGAAACCCAGGCAAGGAAGAAACTCGAAGTGGAAAAAGAATCACAGAAGGAGAAAGTCAGAAAGGACGAAAGCGAGAAATCAAAATTACGGCAAGAGATCGAGgaactaaaagaaaaattacgGGAGTTCGAAGATGTAACAGAGAGCGCGGATTCAGAAGAAATTGTTCCTTGTTGTTCGTCCATGCATGAATTGTTGGAGCTGCGAAGTAAACTGAACGAAGCGGAAAAGCAACTGAAGGAATTTCGCATAAATAACCTTGCAAGCAACGAGAATATAATAACAACAAGACAATTAAACGATTCGAAGACTCAAAAATCGACACAAAAAGAAGCTCAAACACAACTGAAAATGAAATTTCTCCGGGATGCGTTTTTCTATTACATGATCGATTTTCACGCTGACGAGCaaatgaaagcaattttagccattttgGACTACGAGGACCGAAGATCCGATATTATCATTGAATCACATAAAATGAAAAGACAAGGAAAGAAGTTCACTGTGACGGAGGTTTCAAGTAGATCGCTGACATTCGTTCACGAAGAAAAGCTTTGA